One window of the Prochlorococcus marinus XMU1411 genome contains the following:
- the hisH gene encoding imidazole glycerol phosphate synthase subunit HisH, translating into MHKIGLIDYGMGNIHSVTKSLESLGEEIILIKNSNDSNLCKAIILPGVGAFDPAMNNLINTDLITDLKNWIKSGKSFFGICLGLQLLFESSDEGKVQGLGILKGKIQKIPNIVNQRIPHMGWCQLLPTKKNTLFGLEELNNWVYFVHSYHAIPDDLNIIAAQVDYGSEKLTAMIENDNLLACQFHPEKSGKTGEKLLRRWLSNIQ; encoded by the coding sequence TTGCATAAAATTGGACTAATAGATTATGGAATGGGGAATATTCATTCCGTAACAAAATCTCTAGAAAGTCTTGGAGAAGAGATTATATTAATTAAAAACTCTAATGATTCTAATCTTTGTAAGGCGATAATACTTCCTGGGGTTGGAGCGTTTGATCCAGCGATGAATAATCTTATAAATACTGATTTGATAACTGATTTAAAAAATTGGATTAAAAGTGGGAAGTCCTTTTTTGGGATATGTTTAGGTCTCCAACTCCTTTTTGAATCTAGTGATGAAGGAAAAGTTCAAGGACTGGGAATTTTAAAAGGAAAAATACAAAAAATACCCAATATTGTTAACCAAAGAATCCCACACATGGGTTGGTGCCAACTTTTACCTACAAAAAAAAATACTTTATTTGGGCTTGAAGAATTAAATAATTGGGTCTATTTTGTACATTCCTATCATGCAATCCCAGATGACCTAAATATTATTGCAGCTCAAGTTGATTATGGCTCGGAAAAATTAACTGCAATGATTGAGAATGATAATTTATTAGCCTGTCAATTTCATCCGGAAAAATCCGGAAAAACAGGTGAAAAACTTTTGAGACGATGGCTTAGTAATATTCAATAA
- the crtL gene encoding lycopene beta cyclase, translated as MEILDILILGSGPAALCLASELAKQDLKIKGISTKSPSEKWENTYGIWASELEELGLESLLSHRWCKTVSFFGNGENKKGDTPTKHNYDYGLINQEAFQNELLKKCKGIEWLNETAKEIKEKNKLSEVICLSGVRIKARLVIDASGHKSNFVKRPVQNEIAQQAAYGIVGKFTSPPVNKEQFVLMDFRPNHLNNKEKLSSPSFLYAMDLGNETFFVEETSLASYPALSREKLKKRLFKRLDSKGIKVSEIFHEENCLFPMNLPLPFKKQFVLGFGGAASMVHPASGYMIGSLLRRAPLLAEKLAIFLKEPHLSSFELATKGWDILWPYELTQRHKLYQYGLRRLMSFDESRLRSFFTNFFRLSTNEWVGFLTNTLPLPKLIYVMSKMFINSPLKVKLGMLKLN; from the coding sequence ATGGAAATACTTGATATTTTAATTTTAGGTTCTGGTCCTGCAGCTTTATGTTTAGCTTCTGAATTAGCAAAGCAGGATCTTAAAATAAAGGGAATATCGACCAAATCTCCAAGTGAAAAATGGGAGAATACTTATGGTATTTGGGCATCTGAATTAGAGGAATTAGGATTGGAATCTTTGTTATCTCATAGATGGTGTAAGACAGTTAGTTTTTTTGGAAATGGAGAAAATAAAAAAGGGGATACTCCTACTAAACATAACTACGATTATGGTTTAATAAATCAAGAAGCCTTTCAAAATGAACTTTTAAAAAAATGTAAAGGGATTGAATGGTTGAATGAAACAGCAAAAGAAATTAAAGAAAAAAATAAACTATCTGAGGTAATTTGTTTATCAGGTGTAAGAATAAAGGCGAGGTTAGTTATTGACGCAAGTGGTCATAAAAGTAATTTTGTAAAAAGACCAGTACAAAATGAAATTGCTCAGCAGGCCGCGTATGGAATTGTTGGTAAATTTACATCGCCACCTGTTAATAAGGAACAGTTTGTTTTAATGGATTTTCGTCCAAATCATTTAAACAATAAAGAAAAGTTATCATCTCCTTCCTTTCTGTATGCAATGGATCTTGGAAATGAAACTTTTTTTGTTGAAGAAACATCACTAGCTAGTTATCCTGCTTTATCGCGAGAAAAACTCAAAAAAAGACTTTTTAAAAGACTAGATAGTAAAGGTATCAAGGTGAGTGAAATTTTTCATGAAGAGAATTGCCTTTTCCCAATGAATTTACCCCTCCCATTTAAAAAACAATTTGTACTTGGTTTTGGCGGGGCCGCAAGTATGGTGCATCCTGCATCAGGATATATGATCGGTTCTTTATTAAGGAGGGCTCCACTCCTTGCAGAAAAATTAGCAATCTTTTTAAAAGAACCTCATCTAAGTTCCTTTGAACTAGCAACAAAAGGTTGGGACATCTTATGGCCTTATGAGTTAACGCAAAGGCACAAACTTTACCAATATGGTCTTAGAAGATTAATGAGTTTTGACGAAAGTAGATTAAGAAGCTTTTTCACAAATTTCTTTAGATTATCGACCAATGAATGGGTAGGTTTCCTTACTAATACACTTCCACTTCCAAAACTAATTTATGTAATGAGTAAGATGTTTATAAATTCACCTCTAAAAGTAAAACTAGGAATGCTCAAATTAAATTAG
- a CDS encoding 5-formyltetrahydrofolate cyclo-ligase, protein MKIFENKKLERDTFRKLRDGISFKQRENVEKNVRFFVDSFVKGCKDIGYIAIYWPLKNEVDIRSLKKKFTLALPRCKGKKELLFYPWDEKPLTKDSEGILSPNNSSPLSHLQISMILVPCLSVDKNLTRLGYGGGYFDKLRGDNDWRNVPCIGVLTSNCVSPIPLTRAKWDIPLSGFITEKEIFV, encoded by the coding sequence ATGAAGATCTTTGAAAATAAGAAATTGGAGAGGGATACGTTTAGAAAACTAAGAGATGGGATTTCCTTTAAACAAAGAGAAAATGTAGAAAAGAATGTAAGATTTTTTGTTGATTCATTTGTGAAGGGATGTAAAGATATTGGTTATATAGCAATTTATTGGCCTCTAAAAAATGAAGTAGATATAAGGAGTCTCAAGAAAAAATTTACTTTAGCTTTGCCCAGATGTAAAGGTAAAAAAGAGTTGTTATTTTATCCATGGGATGAAAAGCCTCTTACCAAAGATTCTGAGGGGATACTAAGTCCAAATAACTCTTCTCCATTAAGTCATTTGCAGATAAGCATGATACTTGTTCCTTGTCTTTCCGTTGATAAGAATTTAACAAGATTAGGTTATGGAGGAGGTTATTTTGATAAATTAAGGGGAGATAATGATTGGAGAAATGTTCCATGCATTGGAGTATTAACTTCTAATTGTGTAAGTCCTATTCCATTAACAAGAGCTAAGTGGGATATTCCTTTATCGGGCTTTATCACAGAAAAAGAAATATTTGTATAA
- a CDS encoding GuaB3 family IMP dehydrogenase-related protein produces the protein MNIELGLNKKVRRAYGIDEIALVPGNRTIDYDLTDPSWALGDFKREVPIVASAMDSVVDVNTAIELTKLGSLGVINMEGIQTRYENPDEILNQIASVGKNDFVPLMQKIYSEPVKEGLILQRIKEVKEGGGIAAFSGTPQAAIKFKETLNTSKIDLFFLQGTVVSTEHLGMEGKETLNIKDLCQSLNVPVIAGNCVTYEVAKLLMDAGVAGLMVGIGPGAACTSRGVLGIGIPQATAIADCSAARNDYFQESGRYIPIIGDGGIVTGGDICKCLACGADAVMIGSPIAKSSNAPGKGFHWGMATPSPVLPRGTRIEVGSSGSLERIIKGPALLDDGTHNLLGAIRTSMSTLGAKNIKEMQEVEIVIAPSLLTEGKVYQKAQQLGMGK, from the coding sequence GTGAATATTGAACTTGGTTTAAATAAAAAAGTCAGAAGGGCTTATGGTATTGATGAAATAGCTTTAGTCCCTGGTAATAGAACGATTGATTACGATTTGACTGATCCTTCTTGGGCCTTAGGTGATTTTAAAAGAGAAGTTCCGATAGTAGCTAGTGCCATGGACAGTGTTGTCGATGTTAATACGGCTATAGAACTCACAAAATTAGGTTCCCTAGGGGTTATTAATATGGAGGGAATACAAACACGATATGAAAACCCTGATGAAATATTGAACCAAATAGCATCAGTCGGTAAGAACGATTTTGTTCCATTAATGCAGAAGATATACAGTGAACCTGTAAAGGAGGGGTTGATTTTACAAAGAATAAAGGAGGTCAAAGAAGGAGGAGGTATCGCAGCTTTTAGTGGGACCCCTCAAGCTGCTATTAAGTTTAAAGAAACACTTAATACTTCCAAAATAGATTTATTTTTTCTTCAAGGAACAGTTGTTTCAACTGAACACCTTGGTATGGAAGGTAAGGAAACCTTAAACATTAAAGATCTCTGCCAATCTTTGAATGTCCCAGTTATAGCTGGTAATTGTGTTACTTATGAGGTTGCAAAACTTCTTATGGATGCTGGAGTTGCAGGATTAATGGTTGGGATAGGACCTGGAGCGGCATGTACATCAAGAGGAGTATTGGGAATTGGAATCCCTCAAGCAACTGCAATTGCTGATTGTAGTGCGGCAAGAAATGATTACTTTCAAGAAAGTGGTCGTTATATTCCTATTATTGGTGATGGAGGAATTGTGACGGGCGGAGATATCTGTAAATGTTTAGCATGTGGAGCAGATGCTGTAATGATTGGATCCCCAATAGCTAAATCCTCAAACGCTCCAGGTAAAGGATTTCACTGGGGTATGGCTACTCCAAGTCCAGTATTGCCTAGGGGTACAAGAATTGAAGTTGGTTCTTCAGGATCCTTAGAAAGAATAATTAAGGGCCCGGCCTTGCTTGATGATGGGACACATAACTTATTAGGAGCCATTAGAACCTCAATGAGTACTCTTGGGGCAAAAAACATTAAAGAAATGCAAGAAGTTGAAATAGTTATAGCACCATCTCTTCTTACAGAGGGTAAGGTTTATCAAAAAGCTCAGCAGCTTGGGATGGGTAAGTAG
- the gyrA gene encoding DNA gyrase subunit A: protein MSDILDSDNSGLNEDNDRIIQTDLRNEMSRSYLEYAMSVIVGRALPDARDGLKPVHRRILYAMYELGLTSGRPYRKCARVVGEVLGKYHPHGDTAVYDALVRMAQDFSMRMPLIDGHGNFGSVDNDPPAAMRYTESRLQSLTDESLLEDIESETVDFADNFDGSQQEPTVLPARIPQLLLNGSSGIAVGMATNIPPHNLGELINGLKSIIQNPSLEDRELFELIKGPDFPTGGQILGRDGIRETFKTGRGSITMRGVANIEQIKLAGRAEKDAVIITELPFQTNKAGLIERIADLVNEKKLEGISDIRDESDRDGMRIVIELKRDAYPQVVLNNLFKLTPLQNNFSANILALVNGEPTTLSLRRMLDVFLDFRVETIRRRTRFLLKKAEERDHIIKGLLLALDAMDEIIDLIRSAKDSISAREKLQKDHELSSIQADAILQMQLRRLTALEADKIKAEHDELTQKIAQYQKILNSKERIYEIILEELNKIDERFSSPRKTEILDLGGGLDDIDLIANDRSVVLLTEAGYLKRMPVNEFESTSRGSRGKAGTKTQEDDDVKLFISCNDHDNLLLFSDRGVAYALPAYRVPMSSRTAKGTPSVQLLPIPREEKITSLVAVDSFVDDRFLLMLTKAGFIKRTALSAFSKIRSNGLIAINLEDGDALTWVRLSKEGDSVLIGSKTGMAIHFRLDINELRPLGRTARGVKSMNLRGGDSLVSMDVLTSNLVDQLAKIDEISKEIDDNIEENSTDGPWVLIASAFGLGKRVPVTQFRLQKRAGMGLKAIKFRIKNDVLVCLKVLGVGEELLLVTEKGVIVRTNADKISQQSRAATGVKLQRLDEGDHLSEVVLVPHEQIEEKEQVGSGEEN, encoded by the coding sequence ATGTCTGATATTTTAGATTCTGATAACTCAGGATTAAACGAAGATAACGACCGAATTATTCAGACTGACTTAAGAAATGAGATGTCTCGCTCATACCTTGAGTATGCAATGAGCGTTATAGTTGGTCGTGCTCTTCCAGATGCGAGGGATGGCCTAAAGCCTGTTCATAGAAGAATTCTTTATGCAATGTATGAACTTGGTTTGACTAGCGGGAGACCATACAGAAAATGTGCAAGAGTTGTTGGAGAAGTACTAGGTAAATACCACCCTCACGGTGACACTGCTGTTTATGATGCTTTGGTAAGAATGGCTCAAGATTTTTCCATGAGGATGCCCCTTATAGACGGCCATGGAAACTTTGGTTCTGTAGATAACGACCCTCCTGCAGCAATGAGATATACAGAATCTCGTCTACAGTCTCTTACTGATGAAAGTTTACTAGAGGATATTGAATCAGAAACTGTAGATTTCGCTGATAACTTTGACGGTTCTCAACAAGAGCCAACAGTTTTACCTGCAAGAATTCCTCAGCTACTTTTAAATGGATCATCTGGAATAGCCGTAGGAATGGCAACTAATATTCCTCCCCATAACTTAGGAGAATTAATCAATGGTCTCAAATCAATCATTCAAAACCCTTCTCTTGAAGATAGAGAACTTTTTGAACTAATTAAGGGTCCTGATTTCCCCACGGGTGGCCAAATCTTAGGAAGAGATGGTATCAGAGAAACCTTCAAAACAGGAAGAGGTTCAATAACTATGAGAGGTGTAGCAAATATTGAGCAAATTAAATTAGCTGGCAGAGCAGAAAAAGATGCAGTAATAATTACGGAACTTCCTTTTCAAACTAACAAAGCTGGCTTGATAGAGAGAATTGCAGATTTGGTGAATGAAAAGAAATTAGAAGGTATTTCTGATATTAGAGATGAAAGTGATAGAGATGGTATGAGAATTGTTATAGAGTTAAAAAGGGATGCCTACCCACAAGTTGTATTAAATAATTTATTTAAATTAACACCATTACAAAATAACTTTAGTGCAAATATTCTGGCTTTAGTTAATGGGGAGCCCACAACCCTTTCTCTGCGAAGAATGTTAGATGTATTTCTAGATTTTAGGGTAGAGACAATAAGGCGAAGAACACGATTTTTATTAAAAAAGGCAGAAGAAAGAGATCATATAATTAAGGGTCTTTTATTGGCCTTAGATGCTATGGATGAAATTATAGATCTAATTAGATCAGCAAAAGATTCAATATCAGCTCGAGAAAAATTACAAAAAGATCATGAGTTATCTTCCATACAGGCAGATGCAATATTACAAATGCAATTAAGAAGATTAACAGCTCTCGAAGCCGATAAAATAAAAGCAGAACATGATGAATTAACTCAAAAAATTGCCCAATATCAAAAAATACTAAACAGTAAAGAAAGAATTTATGAAATTATTCTTGAAGAACTTAATAAAATCGATGAAAGATTCTCTTCTCCCAGAAAAACAGAAATATTAGATTTAGGTGGCGGATTAGATGATATTGATCTCATTGCTAATGACAGATCTGTAGTTCTATTAACTGAAGCAGGTTATTTAAAAAGGATGCCTGTTAATGAGTTTGAATCTACCAGTCGTGGATCAAGAGGTAAAGCTGGGACAAAAACCCAAGAAGATGATGATGTTAAATTATTTATAAGCTGCAACGATCATGATAATCTTTTGCTTTTCAGCGATAGAGGAGTAGCTTATGCTCTCCCAGCATATAGAGTTCCTATGAGTAGCAGAACAGCAAAAGGTACTCCATCAGTTCAACTTCTCCCAATTCCAAGAGAAGAAAAAATAACTTCACTAGTTGCCGTCGATTCTTTTGTTGACGATCGTTTTTTATTAATGCTAACCAAGGCTGGCTTTATAAAAAGAACTGCACTTTCTGCTTTTTCAAAAATTCGATCAAATGGATTAATTGCAATTAATCTTGAGGATGGAGATGCCCTAACCTGGGTTCGATTATCAAAAGAAGGAGATAGTGTTCTAATTGGATCAAAAACAGGAATGGCTATTCATTTCAGGCTAGATATTAATGAATTAAGACCACTTGGTAGGACAGCAAGAGGAGTTAAATCAATGAACTTGAGGGGAGGAGATAGTCTGGTTTCCATGGATGTATTAACATCTAATTTGGTTGATCAATTGGCTAAAATTGATGAAATCTCAAAAGAAATTGATGATAATATCGAGGAAAATTCAACAGATGGTCCTTGGGTATTAATAGCTAGTGCATTTGGGCTAGGAAAGAGAGTACCTGTGACCCAATTTAGATTACAAAAAAGAGCAGGAATGGGGCTGAAAGCAATAAAATTCAGAATTAAAAATGATGTACTAGTTTGTTTAAAAGTCCTTGGCGTAGGAGAAGAACTACTTCTAGTAACAGAAAAAGGCGTCATAGTAAGAACAAATGCAGATAAAATTTCTCAACAATCCAGAGCGGCTACTGGAGTAAAATTACAAAGGTTGGATGAAGGTGATCATTTATCAGAAGTGGTATTAGTTCCTCATGAACAAATAGAGGAAAAAGAACAAGTTGGCTCAGGTGAAGAAAATTAA
- the petG gene encoding cytochrome b6-f complex subunit V, with the protein MIEPLLCGIVLGLVPITLLGLFVSAWNQYRRGSGMLDID; encoded by the coding sequence ATGATCGAGCCTCTTCTATGTGGAATTGTTTTAGGTTTAGTTCCAATAACTCTTCTTGGATTATTCGTAAGTGCATGGAATCAATACAGAAGAGGTTCAGGGATGCTGGACATTGATTAA
- the rsmD gene encoding 16S rRNA (guanine(966)-N(2))-methyltransferase RsmD, translating into MKTNLRLIGGKKLQSPNNSYTRPTTLRVREAIFNILNKKVENSNWLDLFSGTGAISCEAYNHGARKILAIEKNKINSKICLENLLSLENIENRRNDIEVICKDVLKWTKPNYERNLSSRNMDLNKLKFDFVYLDPPYDVDLHELVLNQLFNCEFLKKDSIVICEHSPNLFIKKSNLWETIDVRNYGQSRLTFLINVQHP; encoded by the coding sequence ATGAAGACAAACTTAAGATTAATAGGTGGTAAAAAACTCCAAAGTCCAAATAATTCTTATACCAGACCTACAACTTTGAGAGTAAGAGAGGCCATATTTAATATATTGAACAAAAAAGTTGAAAATAGTAACTGGTTAGATTTATTTAGTGGGACAGGGGCCATATCTTGTGAAGCATATAATCACGGGGCAAGAAAAATACTTGCAATTGAAAAAAATAAAATCAACTCAAAAATTTGCTTAGAAAATTTACTCTCGTTGGAGAATATAGAGAACAGGAGAAATGATATCGAAGTTATATGTAAAGACGTTTTGAAATGGACAAAACCAAATTATGAGAGAAACTTATCATCTAGAAATATGGATTTAAATAAATTAAAATTTGATTTTGTTTATCTAGATCCTCCATACGATGTCGATTTACATGAATTAGTTTTAAATCAATTATTCAATTGTGAGTTTTTAAAAAAAGATTCAATAGTTATTTGTGAACATTCTCCTAACCTATTTATTAAAAAAAGTAATTTGTGGGAAACTATAGATGTAAGAAATTATGGGCAGTCAAGATTAACATTTTTAATCAATGTCCAGCATCCCTGA
- the ruvC gene encoding crossover junction endodeoxyribonuclease RuvC translates to MRIIGIDPGLARVGYGIIEIENKRKILLDCGVIETGKDKKEEDRLYEIFQDLNELINHWNPTAAAVEKFFFYRSSTTISVVQARGVIMMVLASKKIHVSEYSPAQIKLTIAGSGKASKKDILDAVMYNLKLNKPPKPDDSADALAIALTKLNEDGFN, encoded by the coding sequence GTGAGAATAATTGGAATTGATCCTGGATTAGCTAGAGTTGGTTATGGAATAATTGAAATAGAAAATAAAAGAAAGATATTATTAGATTGCGGTGTTATTGAGACAGGTAAAGATAAAAAAGAAGAAGATAGACTTTATGAGATATTCCAAGATCTTAATGAATTAATAAATCATTGGAACCCAACTGCAGCGGCGGTAGAAAAATTTTTCTTTTACAGGTCAAGCACTACCATTAGTGTGGTGCAAGCTAGAGGCGTGATTATGATGGTGTTGGCCTCTAAAAAAATTCATGTCAGTGAATATTCACCTGCTCAGATAAAATTAACAATTGCTGGCTCTGGAAAGGCATCTAAGAAAGATATTCTTGATGCTGTTATGTATAACTTAAAGCTTAACAAACCTCCAAAACCTGATGATTCAGCAGATGCATTGGCTATAGCACTCACAAAACTTAATGAAGATGGCTTTAACTGA
- the bchI gene encoding magnesium chelatase ATPase subunit I, producing the protein MPTTKKRRVFPFTAVIGQEEMKLALLLNVIDPRIGGVMIMGDRGTGKSTTIRALADLLPAIEVVKDDPYNSSLVDPDLQSKEVLEKFTQGENLESIRKQVPMVDLPLGATEDRLCGTIDIEKALSEGVKAFEPGLLAKANRGLLYVDEVNLLDDHLVDVLLDSAASGWNTVEREGVSVRHPARFVLIGSGNPEEGELRPQLLDRFGMSVEVKTVRDAELRVQVVDQRTSFDDNPDEFSLSVEKQQDELQQKVIKAQEILNSVQMDDDLRLNISAICGELDVDGLRGDIVTNRSARAIAAFEGRTEVQEEDIARVISCSLRHRLRKDPLEQVDSGERVIQAFCKVFDLDEKENLSKFQLSAEA; encoded by the coding sequence GTGCCTACAACAAAGAAAAGAAGAGTTTTTCCTTTTACAGCAGTAATTGGTCAAGAAGAAATGAAATTGGCTCTCTTGTTAAATGTTATTGATCCAAGAATTGGTGGAGTCATGATAATGGGTGATAGAGGGACTGGAAAGTCTACAACAATAAGAGCCTTAGCTGATTTGTTGCCTGCAATCGAGGTTGTTAAAGATGATCCATACAATAGTTCTCTAGTTGATCCTGATTTACAAAGTAAAGAAGTTTTGGAAAAATTTACTCAAGGAGAAAATCTAGAGAGTATTCGAAAACAAGTACCTATGGTTGACTTACCTTTAGGGGCTACTGAAGATAGGCTTTGTGGAACCATTGATATAGAGAAGGCTTTGAGTGAAGGTGTTAAGGCATTTGAACCTGGATTGTTGGCTAAAGCTAATAGGGGTTTACTATACGTGGATGAAGTAAATTTGCTTGATGATCATTTAGTTGATGTACTTTTAGATTCGGCTGCTTCTGGATGGAATACAGTTGAAAGGGAAGGAGTTTCAGTTCGACATCCTGCGAGGTTTGTCCTTATTGGTTCAGGAAATCCAGAAGAAGGTGAATTAAGACCTCAACTATTGGATAGGTTTGGTATGAGTGTTGAGGTTAAGACAGTTAGAGATGCTGAATTAAGAGTTCAAGTAGTAGATCAAAGAACTTCTTTTGACGATAATCCTGATGAGTTTTCATTGAGTGTTGAGAAACAACAGGATGAACTTCAACAAAAGGTAATTAAAGCACAAGAAATATTAAATTCTGTTCAAATGGACGATGATCTAAGATTGAATATTTCTGCGATCTGTGGAGAACTAGATGTTGATGGTTTACGTGGAGATATTGTTACAAATAGGTCTGCAAGGGCAATTGCAGCCTTTGAAGGTAGAACTGAAGTGCAAGAAGAAGACATAGCAAGAGTTATTTCTTGTTCTTTAAGACATAGGCTAAGAAAAGATCCTCTAGAACAAGTTGATTCAGGTGAAAGAGTCATCCAAGCTTTTTGTAAAGTATTCGATTTAGATGAAAAAGAAAATCTTTCAAAATTTCAATTGTCTGCTGAAGCTTAA
- a CDS encoding RNA methyltransferase, whose protein sequence is MILGRNFSNLKVILVEPNGPLNVGSVARLCSNFEVNELRIVSPKCDIFSLEAKKMALKGQKFLENCKIFDDLQKAIFDCDLVLASCGRIDVKKDSFFGSSEDIFDWTTSFKKINNLAIIFGREDRGLTNSELLLANKTFNIPTSQNNPSLNLSHAVSIVLYELNKSSKKNLNNELKVFNLASSKEVHDTFVEIEEMLLRVGYLLKHTSKPKISKFKNSILRANTSMHEINVLRGIVHQINWFLNNSKKN, encoded by the coding sequence ATGATTTTGGGAAGAAATTTTTCTAATTTAAAGGTAATATTAGTTGAACCAAATGGCCCTTTAAATGTAGGGAGCGTTGCTAGATTATGCAGTAATTTTGAAGTTAATGAATTAAGAATTGTTTCTCCGAAATGCGATATATTTTCTTTAGAAGCAAAAAAAATGGCCCTTAAAGGTCAAAAATTTCTTGAAAATTGTAAGATTTTTGATGATCTTCAAAAAGCAATTTTCGATTGTGATTTAGTTCTAGCATCTTGTGGAAGAATTGATGTAAAGAAAGATTCATTTTTTGGATCTTCTGAAGATATATTTGATTGGACTACATCCTTTAAGAAGATAAATAATTTAGCAATTATATTTGGAAGAGAAGATAGAGGTTTAACTAACAGTGAATTGCTTCTGGCAAATAAAACTTTTAATATCCCAACTTCTCAGAATAATCCTTCATTAAATCTTTCACACGCTGTTTCAATAGTTTTGTATGAATTAAATAAGTCTTCTAAAAAGAATTTAAATAATGAATTAAAAGTTTTTAACTTAGCTTCATCGAAAGAAGTTCATGATACATTTGTGGAGATAGAGGAAATGCTTTTGCGAGTTGGATATCTCTTAAAACATACTTCTAAGCCAAAAATCAGTAAATTTAAGAATTCGATTTTAAGGGCAAATACATCAATGCACGAAATAAATGTTTTAAGAGGAATTGTCCATCAAATAAACTGGTTTTTAAACAATTCAAAAAAAAATTAA
- a CDS encoding cytochrome c, protein MSTSSSTAAERDFKREFLKIVFIVFGVLLICFSIFFLNHQENNKYIIETLELDGSAEEGDALFKINCVGCHGITARGLVGPDLHSITRRLNDKEIIKQVTGGLTPPMPSFEIDPINMSNLLKYLHSLE, encoded by the coding sequence GTGTCAACATCTTCATCAACTGCAGCAGAAAGAGACTTTAAAAGAGAATTTTTGAAAATTGTTTTTATTGTATTTGGAGTTTTATTGATTTGTTTCTCAATATTTTTTTTAAATCATCAAGAGAATAACAAATATATAATTGAAACTCTTGAGCTTGATGGCTCTGCTGAGGAAGGAGATGCTCTTTTTAAGATAAATTGTGTTGGATGTCATGGAATTACAGCAAGAGGATTAGTGGGCCCAGACTTACACTCAATAACTCGACGTTTGAATGATAAAGAGATAATAAAACAAGTTACTGGAGGCCTAACACCTCCTATGCCAAGTTTTGAAATTGATCCTATAAATATGTCAAATTTATTAAAGTATCTTCATAGCCTTGAATGA
- the trxA gene encoding thioredoxin, protein MSSAPAVTDSSFDKDVLQSDLPVLVDFWAPWCGPCRMVAPVVEEISKDFEGKIKVFKLNTDENPNVASQYGIRSIPTLMIFKGGQKVDTVVGAVPKATLSSTLTKHL, encoded by the coding sequence ATGTCATCAGCTCCAGCCGTAACTGATTCTTCATTTGACAAGGATGTACTGCAAAGTGATCTACCAGTATTGGTTGATTTTTGGGCACCATGGTGCGGACCATGTAGGATGGTCGCACCAGTTGTAGAAGAAATCTCAAAAGACTTTGAAGGGAAAATTAAAGTTTTTAAATTAAACACAGATGAGAATCCAAATGTAGCCAGTCAATACGGAATTAGAAGTATTCCTACATTAATGATCTTTAAAGGAGGTCAAAAGGTTGATACCGTTGTTGGTGCTGTGCCAAAAGCAACTCTTTCGAGCACTTTAACTAAGCATTTATAA